From the genome of Astyanax mexicanus isolate ESR-SI-001 chromosome 3, AstMex3_surface, whole genome shotgun sequence:
AGAAAGGCTGATTAACGCAAGAGATCATGTTATTGGTTAAAATCGGTCATGACCCCTACATTAGGAACCCCCGATTTATACTGTATTTGAGTGCATTTCTCTGCTGTGTGCGTTTAAGTGTGTTCCTTCGCATTACTCAACTGTGTGATGGTGGTTGCTAATACTAATTGGTGGAagttagaagaagaaaaaacaacacacatGCAGGTGGGATTCTCCAATACTCgtaaagggtgtttttttttctccactgaTTGGTCAGAATTGGTTAGAAACGGATTAACTGTGTAGCAACAGACAATGGTTAAGGAACTGTAAACATGAAAAGTGATATGGTCTTGGAAATTTGGAGCGTTGCATGCAGCAAGAAGTGGTTGAAGCACTTTGAGGAATGGAGAGTCTGTGGTCTGATAACATCAGCAGCCTCCATGGTAACGCAGTGAGCACAGGAAAGTTCTGGTTAAGCCGTTCTCTGTATttaacttcattttttttattttagatttcttatgAATTTTTGGTTCCAGGTACTGATTTcagtgttttaaatataaaacatctcATCGTTTGAACATCTAAACTAATCAAAGCTTTGAAATCCATGTTTTTAACCCAATAAAATGAATCTGGTCCCACAGAAGTGTAGATTTTAATGGTAGCCCAAACATCACATTTCCACAATTAATTAATTGTCTTAACAATAAAGccttctctctctatatatacttTTCTGTGTGTACTTGAGTGTTTTACCCTCATAATCTCATACTTTAAGTTAGATTTTTTTGAAGAACTCACACACAAAGTTACCCTAAAAGAATACTTGCTTTCTTTTGCCCAAAAAATACTCCCCAACTCCCAACTTTTccccagcaggacaatgctctaTGCCAATAGGTCTATCAACGTGGAcaaaggaccaccagatcaagactcTGTCAAGACCAGCCCAATCTCCAGCCCTGaggaaccaagctgaactgcttgaattttttgaaccaggagttgcataaggtcacccaaaatcagtgtgtaaaactggtggaggagaacatgccaaaaagcACAAAcgctgtgattaaaaagcagttaTTGTACCAAATAACTTATAAAGTATTTCTTGtagtttctaaatgaatatgaaagttttctttgcattattagacaTCTGAAAGTACTGCATCTCCTTCActgttttctgcagataaatgctctaaatcacaaaattctatttagaatttgggagtaattaattaattcaaaaaCATACTTATAATAGTAAAAAAGAAACTAATATTTTGATGAGCTGTGCACACTTGCCTTTATAACTGAaggaatataattaataaaaaacattcgTTTTTTTTAAAAGACAAGAATAATTATACTTTAACCATTTATTTCTTGATCTATGGTTCTTCACTGAAAGGGCTCCCTTAAACTAAATAATATCCAAAAAAAGCTTtgtactacacagcattttgaacaaACTTAGCCGCAAAGGATTCTACAATGATTTCAGAAGCGGTCTagcataaaaaaaatgcataaactataaaattctccttTAATTATTGAAAActttctatataatataatatataataataataatatattattatattatataatataatattaataatataataatataatcccTGAAAGGGGAAAACCCGAAAGATCAATAAATCCAAAATGAACAACCGCAGTTTACATTGAGTGAACCTCATTTACAGTTAAACCTCACATTTTCCAAAAATCATAAAGCTTATTCCAGGCATAACTTTATCAGAAAAGTGATTTTCTTTTTAAGCcgaatttagaataaaaaaaatgaaataagatGAATAAATTAAGCCCATGACACTTAAAATGaggtaattcagttaaaaatttaATCTACCTTCTAAAATCCTTTCTGAAGATTTGCTAGAAGAAAATACTACAATCACAGAACTGCATCTGAAGCACAGTTAGAATTCTCACACAGGGAACTAAAAGCTTACTAAATGtttcactaaacactaaacttatataaagataaaaacagagaaatacagCTCTTATCCTTCCCACAAGAAGTACAAACTTAAGCTAACTAATTCAAAATATACATTTCCATACTGCAATTCAGTGAATGTTCAGgtggtaaaaaagtaaaattcactAACCGTATTGTGACCCAAAGACGCGCTGCACACAGCTCTCTGAGCAGCGAGTGACTGAGCAGCGATGTGCATTCAGATATGTACGTTTTCCTGTTTGACATTTACTATGACACTGGCGCACACTTTACTCAAGCCTGACGTCTTTCACTTCCTCTGCTGACTTGTTGACCCACGCCAGCGTCTCCAAATCATGCTACACCCACTTCCACCTTAGACCATAAAAATCTgatgcaaaaacacaaaacactcgTTTTCAGACCCGATTTTTTATTGACAAACAAACAATCGCACACGCAACGCAACTTGTACACTGTACGAACATTTTTACACAAGGCACAAACCTCTACAAGGAAGACTTTGACAGAAAGCAGTCTCTGTTTGGCTCTGAGAGAAGAGGATTCTGCGAACTCAGCAGAtctaaacctggaaaactccgtCAACACCACCAGCAAAGGCTTTTTTTTAAGAGTCAGTGCAGCTGAAGTGCTGTAAAAGTTCAGGTTCCTGTTTAATCTCGGCATCCGCTGATCATTCAACCCCTGCCTTTCTTGCGCTTGAAGTCCttctttgctttgctgcctctctGCCCTGCTTTGAATCCAGAGCCTGTTTTTGGTCTCTGTCCTTTAGGCTTAGAACCAGAGCCTTTCATTGGTCCAGAATGTTTTCTTCCAGAGCCTTTTCCTTTGTCTCCTCCAAACTTCTTTCCCTCTTTGCTCCTCCCGAACTTGCTGCTGAACTGTCCTTTTTTTGAAGCTACAAACTCTTTCCTTCCATCACTTTTACCCATCTTCTTCCCCCCAAACTGCCTGCCAGCAGAGGGTTTACCCGCAAAGCGAGGGCTTTGTTTTTGCTCGTTGGCGGCAGAAAGTTTCCTCTTTTTGAAGGGTTGAGGTGACTTGCCAGGGCCGTGTTTCCTCTTTGCTTTTGGAAACATGTCTGAGGAGACAGAAGGGAGGAgaaattaaaggtctcattccatcattttaaaatatctgtaATTTGGGTCTCTAATATGaaagaatgccatgtgagctgtgttttgtggggggaaaaaaaagtgctccagtgtttctgtattaccctgttttagttcactggattagtggtctctaaaGAGGCCGTCACTTTATTAAGTGCtagggacagaagtgcaatgggagatgggtaactGGCTCACTcatacagtttacactcaacttagtctgtgtctccaaaagtgtccaaacagaacagattacatatttactcaagtaatatcagtactttccacatttaaacaacatccagacattttaaagctttttaaatctcatgtttaactgtttctattatttttagagATGGAAGACAAGgcaaaaataatcgttgactactCGAAAAAGTAATCAGCTTCTATTGAGTTGTGCTGCTCTCTCAaaacgtgcttccctagtgtatatttaaggtctctgtaaaatgcagaatcaaccggagatccaatttaaacctacagttacttacacaagatatctaacactaactagctgtgtaaacagagctAGCTGTAAGCTTTAAGCTTAGCTAAAGAGGCAGAgtctgctctgctgcagcccagcttcacctctgtctgtgggcggtcgcgagccaaaGTGGTCGAGGCCATTagtactaattcacaggttgacagacactgctttttttttatactagcttcagcagtttcatgtgcagcatcataaacaactcagagagacccattatattttacaaagaacaagaaaaagtggaattTAGTGGAGACTTTTAAGccaaaatgtaaatgaaatggcAGCTTTTACAGCTATACCTCTTGTTCTAACCTTAGATAAATATAAACTTATGTAAAATACTACCTTCATCAGGTTCCTGTCCGACAGCCTGCCTGTAGTATTCTGCCTCATCCTCCGACTCTGTGTCTGCAGCCTGGTCCTCCTGCATACCAGGATCCTCCACTTCACTGTCACTGGCTGCTGTTCCCTCcaacttcctcttcttcttcatccCTTCCAGACTCTTTTTCCTGCAAACAGTTAAAGATAGTGGTTAAAGGAAGAATCAGATTTCATACTAAAGATGGACTGACTAGTGTTTTTAAAGGCTGGTACTGATCAATGATCACCTTTTAGCACCATCAACCGATCGCAGATACCAAACCTGATACAGCATCATCGTGCAAGGCTTCTGTAATATTCGGAATCGTCTCCCAACATTCAAAAGCTGTCCAACTCAAGAGCAAGTGCTTCTATTCAATTACAGAGCTTCAAAGTCACTGGTCTGCTGTGCTCTTAAactcactgtactggactgactgaagtactctcaagaggggtatccagttaatgGTGTTTAGTCTTTATGTTGCTTCCTCCacaagtgaaaaaagaaaaaataaataatcagctCTCAGAAGATTTCTGCAATGGATTTACCAAAGGGTTTAAACCCATGAACAAGGTTTATGCTGCAGTCTAGTGGATGAACGATGAACTGCAGCCTGCGCACAGCGCTTCAGCACTTACTGGTTTCTACTTTAACTTTACAGTTGAAAGGTGCAACTACAGAATAAATCAGGAAAGTTAGTTTCAATTCTCAGAATGTCAGAGCAAGATACGTACTTGTTTtcttcctgctgctgcttcttctgggCGATGTTTTGCTCTTGCTTCCGCCTGCGTTCAGCCTTTTCCTTTAGACGAGCCTCTTTCCTGTTCAGGATCTCCGTAAGCTCCTTCTCTGATTTTGTATCTTTAAGAAAATTTTGTTAATTagcaaacaataaatacaaacatactTACATGGTACACTATGTTTTCACCAACATATCAAAAGAAACATTGATTTGCTTTATATACGTacacataaaaaaatctaatatctTTTCCGTGACAGACTATTCTTTAAGAGAAGGAAAAACTTCTTAACTAAGTGGAAGCCAACGTCTAAACAtcaaaagcattttctttttttttcttaaataatattaGCATTTCTAGTGttttatgtaccatattttttagactataaggtgcataaagcacactagtaaggatgcctaacaTCGaagggaacaagggtgtcacGGGGGAAgcgtctaagtaaacaaaaaaaatatgctgcatgttaatctacacagacttctcttttgaaaaccatttatttgggtgagtaaagcgcatccttttatttacagtaagcttagaatttcaatattttgtctaatggtaagttttcagtaaagtttctccagcactaaggctgggtgcagcagcattagcattagtgctggagaaacttcactgaaaacgcaccctttataactctgtactttagtggagtggctttactgctccttaatatctgactggtagaattcatacattaggtGCACTCACGATTTTTAGGAAAAATATGGATATTAGGAACAAATATTCATTCAGTGTCAGAATCTTGAGATACTTACAAATCGAATGGTACATCACATTCCCGTCTCCCATGCCCTCCATGATCTTCACCAGCTTCATCGTCATTCTAGGGCCGATCTATAAAACATCACAAATCACAGTGTGAGAACAGATTTGAGTGGCTTATCCTTACAGACTCGAGACTTTATGATCTTTATGGGCACAATCCCGCACCTCCGTCAGTCGCACGGCGCTCTGCTGTGACTTCATGTTCCCGCGGCCTGAGTACACCTGAGGCAGCTCTGTGATGTTGTGATCCCCGTCTTGTTCGGCTTCACTCTCCGACAGGTTCGCCCCCCTAACAGAGCAAGAACATGAAACGTTCCTCCAGTTATAGAGCAGGGCGATatggcccccccccccccccccccaaaaaaaaaaaaaaaaaaaaatctttgatttaaaataaataaataaataaataaataaataaaaaaagattttagattTGAATCAATTTTTggcccctactaaaaatcaaaataaagatgattttaaaaaatggttaaatattttttatttattaagttttcaTTTAAATGTCCCCTTTTTGGTTAAACTgtaaccagaaacaagcaaaggtaCACATTTAGGTAAATTAAAActcatcgtccttaactgtaaattcgaattaatcgataaaatcgattaatcgcctaGCTCTATCCAGTTATAATCTTCAAAACGCTACGACTTCCTGAAGACCAGACTGAAACTGATGCATcagagcgtttactttgaaagaTCACTGAGCAATCAACACAGTTTAAAAGCATCATCATCTGCATCAAACAATACAGGCTCTTTCAAGAAttcactaaatatatatatattataaatgtttatattttaaaccagCCTCAAGCTATATCGCTTAGAATTCCCAAATCTTCCCAAACTTAAATTTCACCAGAACTTGATGGTTTTGTTAAGATTTAGAATCAGGTAAATActgatgcatctcaaaaaaatattagttctgatctattttaaacattaattatgtcttataagaccaattggtacttctggcagtgtgggcagtgtgccaagtcctgctggaaaatgaaatccacatctacataaaagttgttatcagcagagggaagcatgaagtgctgtaagatttatcgggaaaacaaaactgcactgactttaaacttgataataaaacacagtggatcaacaccagcagatgacagacatgtctctccaaaccatcactgatcatcagtaatttttacattttatttgtaaaatcaagggagcagagtctgaaggaagagtggagagacacacagtccaaactgctcgaggtctagttgaggtgaagtttccaccaatcagtgtgggtttggagagacatgtcctctgctggtgttgatccacaaGTTTCCACATCTGTTAAAGGGTCTGTAACACATACGCCACACCATGTGCTCTATTGAGTTAATGTTTCCATGTTTATATTCTTGTTTGTCTTTTAAGAAACTAACttttccaggacattctttgtacGTTTTCTACGGTTATCCTCCCAACGGAGCAACCTTTCCTTCACGTCCTTTTAGCAACTTACGCCAACAGCAGGTCACTGATGTCCTCCAGCTTGCTCAAATTGGGGATTTTTTCCTGTATAATTTTCTTCACACCTCGGCTCATGCCCACAGGAACCACCTTGAGGCTGCTGCAGGGCGCAGGAGAGAGAATGCATGGATTAATAGGCCAGTTTTCGATGCACACAGCTATAAATCTAAAATGTTATGGGATACATCAGTGCGTTTACTTTGAAAACAATCACAGCAGAATCATTTTTCAAAGCTTTCATCATGTGTACCCTGTACATTTCCCACTATACAGAACAACAAGAGGGTACTTACTAATGTCGAAACTCTATTTCCTCAGTCTCTGCATTGTAACTGAACAGCACACATCTCTTTATGGTGTTGATGTTGaccttaaaaacaaaaagaaatcatTTAGGTTTCTTTATATAACAGACTTGGCATTAGTTCACGATAACATAAGTCAAAAAATCTTCAGAAGAGAAGTCAAATCACTGGCAACCTCAGGAGACTATACATTCATCATATTTTCCATAAGTACATAagataccttttttttttgcactataaggtgcacctaaaatactttaatttcccaaaaatgtaatggagaagcattagcattagccaataatCGCTATTTCCTCATTCAGAGTtgagaattatcggcctgtagtctgctcctaaacctggctagcactgctggagcagcattagcatttcctgCTAACCATGATCACTTTTTCCCtgtttagaggtaagtattatcggcatgTAGTCTGCTCCTAGCCCCGGCTAGAActgctgctagtggttagccgctaatgctaatgctcctgccttagttctggagaaatttaggaatctaagcttactgtaaatctgtgtagtttaacatacagcacttgtttgactttaaaagaaagtgtttttttttcattacagttttgtttacttagcttagctttacttaacttagttagcaacACCCCTATACACTTGCtcaattagaagttccttatagtatcTCTTAAAATGCAGCTTATAATCCagagcgccttatagtgcaaaaaatacagtacaacaaATCTGAAACCAGAGAAATGATGGTTGATGCCGTGATCGTTACCGTGTGCACGTTGATGGAGGGGAACATGTTCTGGAACATGGTGGCCATCAGCTTGATGTGCATCCCGTCCAGGCCAAAattattcatcaccaacaacggGTGATGAGTGAACTGCTGCTCGTGCATTCTGTGCCTTTTCAACGATGAAACCACGTCTTTGATGAGAGAATActtcaaacaaaaaataatgattaaaaagttactactaataaataaaatcaacccAAAACTATTCATTCTCTGTGATGGAAGCTGCTGGAGACACATCAGCGCGTTTACTTTGAATAAAATCACTGTGCAATCAGCATTTTACAATTTTTCATCATTTGTGTCTTTTCGTCCTCATTAAAAATATACTACATAGTGACAGGCCTTCTACACAAGAGAAAGGATTCACCACCGTACCTTAGTGACCTGGAAACACAGAGTGGGGCCTTTGGGAAGTCGTGCCAGCCTCTGtaacagaaaattagaaaaaattcaACTAATTAAACTACTACTACAAGCTTTTTAAAAGAATCTGCTCTGATGCATCAGAAATTGGATTCAAAGCACTTAAATCACATCTATGAACTCAGACACACATATCTTCATCCGCATTCAGGAACATCAGGGTGCTTTGAGGACCCTGATctcttatatatacacacacacacacacacacacacacatatacacaatttTTTAATATCACGAAATCCTCCC
Proteins encoded in this window:
- the ppan gene encoding suppressor of SWI4 1 homolog, which gives rise to MGKEKTKNQKTIRGTSSHRAEEDYSTVPHSFVFHRGQIGKNIGQLVEDMRRVMGPYTAKSLQVRKKNNFKDFVTVAGPLGISHFLVFSKTQTHVNFRLARLPKGPTLCFQVTKYSLIKDVVSSLKRHRMHEQQFTHHPLLVMNNFGLDGMHIKLMATMFQNMFPSINVHTVNINTIKRCVLFSYNAETEEIEFRHYSLKVVPVGMSRGVKKIIQEKIPNLSKLEDISDLLLAGANLSESEAEQDGDHNITELPQVYSGRGNMKSQQSAVRLTEIGPRMTMKLVKIMEGMGDGNVMYHSIYTKSEKELTEILNRKEARLKEKAERRRKQEQNIAQKKQQQEENKKKSLEGMKKKRKLEGTAASDSEVEDPGMQEDQAADTESEDEAEYYRQAVGQEPDEDMFPKAKRKHGPGKSPQPFKKRKLSAANEQKQSPRFAGKPSAGRQFGGKKMGKSDGRKEFVASKKGQFSSKFGRSKEGKKFGGDKGKGSGRKHSGPMKGSGSKPKGQRPKTGSGFKAGQRGSKAKKDFKRKKGRG